The following are from one region of the Vulpes vulpes isolate BD-2025 chromosome 14, VulVul3, whole genome shotgun sequence genome:
- the CEP250 gene encoding centrosome-associated protein CEP250 isoform X10: METGGPGLNNMKPQSLQLVLEEQVLALQQQMAENQAASWRKLKNSQEAQQRQATLVRKLQAKVLQYRTWCQELEKQLEATGGPTPQRWESVEEPDLEQLLVRLEEEQQRCESLAEVNTQLRLHMEKADMVNKALREDVENLTVDWSRARDELRRKESQWQMEQEFFKGYLKGEHGRLLGLWREVVTFRRHFLEMKSATDRDLTELKAEHVKLSGSLLTCCLRLTVGTQSRESDGSGRRDGSEPTQLLLLLTKTQELEKEAHERSQELIQLKSRGDLEKAELQDQVTELSALLIQARKQNEEYEKMLGALRETVEILETNHAELMEHEASLSKNAQEEKLSLQQVIRDITQVLVMVEEGDSMTQGCGRDSSLELDPSGLSSQFDSQDPDKALTLVRSVVTQRRQAVQDLRQQLSACQEAMSSLRQQHNQWEEEGEALRQRLQKLTGERDTLAGQTSDLQGEVESLSKERELLQKTREELQQQLEVLEQEAWRLRRTNMELQLQGDSVQGEKEEQQEELHLAVRERERLQETLAGLEAKQSESLSELIILREALESCHLEGELLRQEQTEVTAALARAEQSVAELSSSENSLKAEVADLRAATIKLSALNEALALDKVGLNQQLLQLEQENQSVCHRMEAAEQARNTLQLGLAEAERSRETLQEKNTHLEAQLQKAEERGAELQADLRAIQDEKEEIQEKLSEARHQQEAALAQLDQLRQETKRQEEVLAREVQEKEALVRERAALEVRLQAVERDRQDLAEQLLGLSSAKEQLESTLFEAQQQNSLVEVTKGQLEVQIQTVIRAKEVIQGEVRCLKLELDNERNRAEQERETAARRLAQAEQEGQTALQQQKSAHEEEVNRLQEKWETTQILQTQLREARGELEQAAQQNRDDLVAVQEECGALLQAKMDLQKRVEDLKSQLVSRDDSQRLVEQEVQEKLREAQEYSRIQKELEREKASLIQSLMEKEQRLLVLQEADSIRQQELSSLRQDMQESQEGQKELSTQVELLKQEVKEKEADFLAQEAQLLEELEASQVTEQRLRASLRALEAKAAQVQLRLRSTENQLAALVAEQQPGHQAQAQLASLCSVLQQALGFACESRPELHGGGDSASLWGPEPDQNGTGILLKRGPLLTALSAEAVASALQKLHQDLWKTQQARDDLREQALKLEQRLTDTEAEKSQVCTELQDLQRQLSQNQEEKSKWEGKQNSLESELTELHGTVASLQSRLRQAELQGLEAQNERELLQAAKESLTAQVERLQASVAEARAQAGATRALEEDLRTARSALKLKSEEAETERERAQALQEQGELKVAQGKALQENLAILAQTLSEREGEVEALRGSIQELEKQQEMQKATLEALSLDLKKKSEEVDVQQEQIQELEKCRSLLEDLPLAMQEQEQRLVAQREQIQELEKDRETQRNILEHQLLELEKKAQMIESQKGEIQDLKKQLVTLECLALEREENHHKMECQQKAIEELEGQREMQRVALTHLTLDLEEKSQELQAQSSQIDKLESHSTLLARELQDKDQELKSQREQVEELQRQKERLAQDLERRDQDVVLQRERIRVLEDQRTLQTKILEEDLGQIKLSLRERGRELASQRPPMQERAEEGKGQSKAQRGSLEHLKLILRDKEREVECQQERIQELKEYKDQLEQQLQGLHRKAGETGLLLTQREQEIVVLQRHLQEAAEQGELKERSLQGHLEEAQRALAQREQELEALQHQQQQALGQEETRKEEASTLQRALEQAHTALKERQGELEDHKEHVRRLQEELAMEGRRVQALEEVVGDLRAESREQEEALLALQQQGAERAQEHEVEVGGLRASLLQAETALKERDLELEALRADGRASQLREETARDWAQALQEALSKAQAAVQEKEQRLLSQAELSRSLETSTATLQAALDSCQAQARQLEEALRRREGEIQDRDLRHQEAVQQLQRALAQRDEELSHQKRQGQLLEQSLARRAREDAIQGKPGPEQEREEEEMRGLRESLRELQLTLAQKEEEILGLREAQQRKNLEDSLHSHTAPPEPSTDFATLGPRLQQELERLQTALRLTEAREIEWREKAQDLALSLAQSKASVSSLQEAAMFLQASVLERDLEQQRLQDELELTRQALEKEQLLSPSSTSRAEQRPREEVSEVKAEPSLGLEERQLWGQRLEYLQQAVAQLEIDRSRLQHHNVQLRATLEQVERERRKLKRESMRVSRTGGLEVKEAAASSPTQQDGRGGQKGSSDDKQMAELQKEVAMLRGQLSLERKQRQDYIARSVQTSRELAGLHHSLSHSLLAVAQAPEATVLEAETRKLDESLTQSLTSPGPALLCPSPSTIQAISR; the protein is encoded by the exons GTGTTGCAGTACCGGACCTGGTGCCAAGAGCTGGAGAAGCAGCTGGAAGCCACTGGG GGACCAACTCCTCAGAGATGGGAAAGCGTGGAGGAGCCAGACCTGGAACAGTTGCTGGTCCGTTTGGAGGAGGAACAACAGAG GTGTGAGAGTCTAGCAGAGGTGAACACCCAGCTTCGGCTGCACATGGAAAAAGCTGACATGGTGAATAAAGCACTTCGGGAAGATGTGGAAAACCTGACAGTGGACTGGAGCCGAGCCCGGGATGAGCTCAGGAGGAAGGAGAGCCAGTGGCAGAtggagcaggag TTCTTCAAGGGCTACCTGAAAGGGGAGCACGGTCGCCTTCTTGGTCTGTGGCGGGAGGTGGTGACCTTCCGACGCCACTTCCTGGAGATGAAGTCAGCTACTGACAG AGATCTGACGGAGCTCAAGGCTGAGCATGTGAAGCTTTCAGGGTCCCTGTTGACATGTTGTCTGCGCTTGACTGTGGGCACCCAGTCTCGAGAGTCAGATGGATCTGGGAGACGGGATGGGAGTGAGCCAACCCAGCTGCTGCTACTACTGACCAAGAcccaggagctggagaaggaagcgCATGAAAGGAGCCAGGAGCTAATACAGCTGAAGAGTCGGGGCGATCTGGAGAAGGCTGAGCTGCAGGATCA GGTGACGGAGCTCTCTGCTCTGCTGATCCAGGCTCGGAAGCAAAATGAAGAGTATGAGAAGATGTTAGGGGCCCTGAGAGAGACAGTGGAGATCCTG GAGACAAATCATGCAGAATTAATGGAACATGAGGCATCTCTCAGTAAGAATGCCCAAGAGGAGAAGCTGTCTTTACAGCAGGTGATCAGGGATATAACCCAGGTACTG GTCATGGTGGAAGAAGGGGACAGTATGACCCAAGGCTGTGGTCGAGACAGCTCCTTAGAATTGGACCCTAGTGGCCTCTCATCCCAGTTTGATTCCCAGGACCCAGACAAGGCCCTTACTCTGGTGCGTTCAGTGGTGACTCAAAGACGCCAGGCTGTGCAG gacctAAGGCAGCAGCTTTCGGCCTGTCAGGAAGCTATGAGCTCTTTGCGGCAGCAGCATAatcagtgggaggaggagggtgaggccTTAAGACAGCGTCTGCAGAAGCTCACCGGGGAACGCGACACTCTGGCAGGGCAGACCTCGGACCTACAGGGAGAGGTGGAGTCTCTCAGCAA GGAGCGAGAGCTCCTGCAGAAGACGAGGGAGGAGCTGCAGCAGCAGTTGGAGGTGCTAGAGCAGGAGGCATGGCGGCTGCGAAGGACAAACATGGAGCTTCAGTTGCAGGGGGATTCTGTTCAGGGtgagaaggaggagcagcaggaggagctgcaCCTGGCTGTCCGTGAAAGGGAGCGCCT TCAGGAGACACTAGCAGGTCTGGAAGCCAAACAGTCAGAATCACTCAGTGAACTGATCATTCTTCGGGAAGCCCTGGAGTCTTGTCACCTGGAAGGGGAGCTGCTGAGGCAAGAGCAAACAGAAGTGACTGCGGCGCTGGCCAGG GCAGAACAGTCAGTTGCAGAGCTGTCGAGTTCTGAAAACAGCCTGAAGGCCGAGGTTGCTGATCTTCGGGCTGCAACCATCAAGCTCAGCGCCTTAAATGAGGCTTTGGCCTTGGATAAGGTTGGACTGAACCAGCAGCTTCTCCAG TTAGAACAAGAGAACCAGTCTGTGTGCCACAGAATGGAAGCAGCAGAGCAGGCAAGAAACACTTTGCAGTTGGGCCTGGCAGAGGCCGAGAGGAGCAGGGAAACCCTACAGGAAAAGAACACTCACCTGGAGGCACAGCTgcagaaggcagaggagaggggtgctgagctgcaggcagatctCAGGGCCATCCaagatgagaaggaagaaattcaaGAGAAACTAAGCGAG GCACGTCATCAGCAGGAGGCAGCCTTAGCTCAGCTGGATCAGCTGCGTCAGGAGACAAAGCGACAGGAAGAAGTGCTTGCTCGAGAAGTCCAGGAGAAGGAGGCCCTAGTACGGGAGAGAGCAGCCCTAGAGGTGCGGCTGCAGGCCGTGGAGCGAGACCGGCAGGACCTCGCTGAACAACTACTGGGCCTCAG CTCAGCCAAGGAGCAACTGGAGAGCACTCTGTTTGAGGCCCAACAACAAAATTCTCTGGTAGAGGTCACGAAGGGCCAGCTGGAGGTCCAGATTCAAACTGTCATTCGAGCCAAGGAAGTAATTCAAG GGGAAGTGAGGTGCCTGAAGCTGGAACTGGACAATGAGCGGAACCGGGCAGAACAAGAGCGGGAGACAGCAGCCAGACGGCTGGCCCAGGCCGAGCAAGAGGGGCAGACTGCCCTGCAGCAGCAGAAGTCAGCCCACGAGGAGGAGGTGAACCGGCTCCAGGAGAAATGG GAGACCACTCAGATCCTGCAGACCCAGCTCCGGGAGGCTCGGGGGGAGCTGGAGCAGGCAGCCCAGCAGAACAGAGATGACCTTGTTGCTGTCCAAGAAGAGTGCGGGGCCCTGCTGCAGGCGAAGATGGACCTGCAGAAGCGG GTGGAAGACTTGAAGTCTCAGCTCGTTTCCAGAGATGACTCCCAGAGGCTGGTGGAGCAGGAGGTTCAGGAGAAGCTGAGGGAGGCCCAGGAGTATAGCCGAATTCAgaaggagctggagagagagaaagccag CCTGATTCAGTCGCTGATGGAAAAGGAGCAGAGACTCCTTGTCTTACAAGAAGCTGACTCTATTCGACAACAGGAGCTGAGCTCCCTGCGCCAGGACATGCAGGAGTCCcaggaagggcagaaagagctCAGCACCCAG GTGGAATTACTGAAGCAGGAGGTGAAGGAAAAGGAGGCTGACTTTCTGGCTCAGGAAGCACAACtgctggaggagctggaggcaTCTCAAGTAACAGAGCAGCGGCTGCGAGCTTCCTTGCGGGCCCTGGAAGCCAAGGCAGCCCAAGTCCAGCTGCGACTGCGCAGCACAGAGAACCAGTTGGCAGCTCTGGTGGCAGAGCAGCAGCCGGGgcaccaggcccaggcccagctggcCAGCCTCTGTTCTGTCCTGCAGCAGGCCTTGGGGTTTGCTTGTGAGAGCAGGCCTGAGCTGCATGGCGGGGGAGACTCTGCTTCCCTCTGGGGCCCCGAGCCAG aCCAGAATGGAACTGGGATCCTCCTTAAGAGAGGGCCCCTCCTGACAGCTCTGTCAGCTGAGGCAGTGGCATCTGCCCTCCAGAAACTTCACCAAGACCTATGGAAGACTCAGCAGGCCCGG GATGATCTGCGGGAGCAGGCCCTGAAGCTGGAACAGCGTCTCACTGATACAGAGGCCGAGAAGAGTCAGGTCTGCACAGAATTGCAGGATTTGCAGAGACAACTCTCCCAGAACCAGGAAG AGAAATCCAagtgggaaggaaaacagaactCCCTGGAATCTGAGCTGACTGAACTGCATGGAACTGTGGCATCATTACAGAGTCGTCTACGGCAAGCAGAGCTGCAGGGACTAGAGGCCCAG AATGAGCGAGAGCTACTGCAGGCAGCCAAGGAGAGCCTGACAGCCCAGGTGGAACGTTTGCAGGCATCTGTGGCAGAAGCCAGGGCTCAGGCCGGTGCCACCAGGGCTCTGGAGGAGGACTTGAGAACTGCTCGCTCAGCCCTGAAACTCAAGAGTGAGGAAGCAGAGACCGAGCGTGAGCGGGCCCAGGCTCTGCAGGAGCAGGGCGAGCTGAAGGTGGCCCAAGGGAAGGCTCTACAGGAGAATTTAGCTATCCTGGCTCAGACTCTATCCGAAagagaaggggaggtggaggctTTGCGGGGAAGTATTCAGGAACTGGAAAAACAACAGGAGATGCAAAAGGCTACTTTGGAAGCTCTGTCTCTGGACCTGAAGAAGAAGAGTGAAGAGGTAGATGTGCAACAAGAACAGATCCAGGAGCTGGAGAAGTGCAGGTCCCTTTTAGAAGATCTGCCTCTGGCCATGCAGGAACAAGAGCAGAGGCTGGTTGCACAGAGGGAGCAAATCCAAGAGCTCGAGAAGGATCGAGAGACCCAGAGGAACATCTTGGAGCATCAGCTTCTCGAACTTGAGAAGAAGGCCCAAATGATAGAGTCCCAGAAAGGAGAGATTCAGGACCTGAAGAAGCAGCTGGTTACTCTGGAATGCCTGGCTCTGGAACGAGAGGAAAACCATCACAAGATGGAGTGCCAACAGAAGGCAATCGAGGAgctggagggccagagggaaatgCAGAGAGTAGCTCTGACCCACCTCACACTGGACCTGGAAGAAAAGAGCCAGGAGCTGCAGGCCCAGAGCAGTCAGATCGACAAGCTGGAGAGCCATAGCACCCTTCTGGCGCGAGAGCTCCAGGACAAGGACCAGGAGCTGAAGTCCCAGCGAGAACAGGTCGAGGAGctgcagaggcagaaggagcGTCTGGCTCAGGACCTAGAGAGGAGGGACCAGGACGTGGTGCTCCAGAGGGAAAGGATTCGGGTCCTAGAAGACCAAAGGACGCTGCAGACCAAGATCCTGGAGGAGGACCTGGGACAGATCAAGCTGTCCTTGAGAGAGCGAGGCCGGGAGCTGGCTTCCCAGAGGCCACCGATGCAGGAGcgggcagaggaagggaagggccAGAGTAAAGCCCAGCGCGGGAGCCTGGAGCACCTGAAGCTGATCCTGCGTGACAAGGAGAGGGAGGTAGAATGCCAGCAGGAACGCATCCAGGAACTGAAGGAGTATAAGGATCAGCTGGagcagcagctccagggcctACACAGGAAGGCAGGGGAGACTGGCCTCCTCCTGACTCAGCGAGAGCAGGAGATAGTGGTCCTGCAGCGGCATCTGCAGGAAGCCGCAGAACAGGGGGAGCTGAAAGAGCGGTCACTTCAGGGTCACCTGGAAGAGGCCCAGAGAGCCCTGGCCCAGAGGGAACAGGAGCTCGAGGCCCTGCAGCACCAACAGCagcaggccctggggcaggaggagactAGGAAGGAAGAGgcaagcaccctacagagggctCTGGAGCAGGCCCACACGGCACTGAAAGAGCGCCAGGGAGAGCTTGAGGACCACAAGGAGCATGTGCGAAGGCTCCAGGAGGAGCTGGCCATGGAGGGACGGCGTGTGCAGgccctggaggaggtggtgggtgACCTAAGAGCTGAGTCTCGGGAGCAGGAGGAGGCTTTGCTGGCCCTCCAGCAACAGGGTGCTGAGCGGGCACAGGAGCATGAGGTGGAGGTCGGGGGCCTGCGGGCCAGCCTGCTACAGGCAGAGACTGCACTCAAGGAACGGGACCTGGAGCTGGAGGCCCTGCGAGCCGATGGCCGGGCCTCCCAGCTTCGGGAGGAGACAGCCCGGGACTGGGCCCAAGCTCTGCAGGAGGCCCTAAGCAAGGCCCAGGCTGCCGTGCAGGAGAAAGAGCAGCGGCTGCTGAGTCAAGCAGAGTTGAGCCGCAGCCTAGAGACCAGCACCGCCACTTTACAGGCTGCCCTGGACTCCTGCCAGGCACAAGCCAGGCAGCTAGAGGAGGCTCTGAGGAGGCGAGAGGGTGAGATCCAGGACCGGGACCTCCGGCACCAGGAGGCCGTGCAGCAGCTCCAGCGGGCACTTGCCCAGAGAGATGAAGAATTGAGCCATCAGAAGAGACAGGGGCAGCTGCTAGAGCAGTCTCTGGCCCGGAGGGCCCGAGAAGATGCCATCCAAGGGAAGCCAGGTccggagcaggagagagaagaggaagagatgaggGGCCTTCGAGAAAGCCTAAGGGAGTTGCAGCTGACTCTAGCCCAAAAGGAAGAGGAGATCCTGGGGCTGAGGGAGGCCCAGCAAAGGAAGAATCTGGAGGACTCACTGCACAGCCACACAGCGCCCCCAGAGCCCTCTACAGACTTTGCCACCTTAGGGCCCAGGCTGCAGCAGGAGCTGGAGCGACTGCAGACAGCGCTGAGGCTAACTGAGGCCAGGGAGATTGAGTGGAGGGAGAAGGCCCAGGACTTGGCGCTGTCCCTGGCCCAGAGCAAGGCTAGCGTCAGCAGTTTGCAGGAGGCAGCCATGTTCCTACAGGCCTCTGTTCTGGAGCGGGACTTGGAACAGCAGAGGCTGCAG GATGAGTTGGAGCTCACCAGACAGGCTCTGGAGAAGGAGCAGCTCCTGAGCCCTAGTTCAACCAGCAGAGCagaacagaggcccagagaagag GTGTCAGAAGTCAAGGCTGAGCCTAGTCTTGGGCTGGAGGAGAGGCAGCTATGGGGACAAAGGCTGGAGTACCTCCAGCAAGCAGTGGCACAGCTGGAGATTGACCGGAGCAGGCTGCAGCACCACAATGTCCAGCTGCGGGCCACCTTGGAGCAG GTGGAGCGAGAGCGCAGGAAGCTGAAGAGGGAGTCCATGCGCGTGTCACGGACAGGCGGCCTGGAGGTTAAGGAAGCTGCGGCTTCGTCCCCCACACAGCAG